GGGCTGGTCCGCGAGAACGGCGACCTGAAGGAGCAGGCGACCCGTCAGTCGCGTGAGCTGGAAGACCTGGTGAGCAAGGAAAAGGATCTGCGGGAAACCATGTTGGCGGCCCAGCGGATCACGGAAGAAATGAAGGCCAATGCCCAGAAGGAGGCCGAGCTGCTGGTGGCCGAGGCCCGTCTGGAGGCCCGTCGGCTGGTGGACGAGGCCGAGCGGCAGGTGGCTGAGCTGCAGGCGCGGGTTCAGGATGTCCGTCGTCAGCGGCTCCAGTTCGAGACCGATCTGAAGGCACTGCTGGACACCTACGCCCGGATGCTCGGCAGCAGCCATGGGCAGCAATGAGCAGACCTCCTGGTATCGTCAGGAGGGGGAGGCGCTGCTGGTGCACCTCTACGTGCAGCCCAGGGCTTCCCGCAGCCGGATCTGCGGCATCCACGAGGGTGAGCTGAAGCTGCAGCTCGCGGCGCCGCCGGTGGACGGAGCGGCCAACGATGCATGCCGTTCCTTTTTTGCCCGGCTTTGCAAGGTACCCCGTTCGGCGGTGACCAT
The window above is part of the Trichlorobacter ammonificans genome. Proteins encoded here:
- a CDS encoding DivIVA domain-containing protein yields the protein MKITPLDIQQQQFKGKMLGGLDPEDVDAFLQAVAQEMEGLVRENGDLKEQATRQSRELEDLVSKEKDLRETMLAAQRITEEMKANAQKEAELLVAEARLEARRLVDEAERQVAELQARVQDVRRQRLQFETDLKALLDTYARMLGSSHGQQ
- a CDS encoding DUF167 domain-containing protein, with protein sequence MGSNEQTSWYRQEGEALLVHLYVQPRASRSRICGIHEGELKLQLAAPPVDGAANDACRSFFARLCKVPRSAVTILAGETSRHKRLRIAGGSVAPIMAVLGE